The following are from one region of the Magallana gigas chromosome 6, xbMagGiga1.1, whole genome shotgun sequence genome:
- the LOC105317937 gene encoding calmodulin — MEKLSKIENLTEDKIEEYREAFRLFDKDGNGSITTDELITILKNLGQNPTDAEISEIVGEVDADGNGNIDFPEFLLLMSKREKDEETDDDLLEAFRVFDRDGDGHISTTELRMVMLNLGEKMSEEEVEHMIEEADEDGDGQVNYEEFVKMMTNRQ; from the exons ATGGAGAAATTATCCAAG atagaAAACTTAACAGAGGATAAAATTGAAG AGTACCGAGAAGCCTTCCGACTGTTTGACAAAGACGGGAATGGTTCCATCACAACAGACGAGTTGATCACCATACTGAAGAACCTGGGCCAGAATCCGACGGATGCCGAGATCAGCGAGATAGTCGGCGAGGTGGACGCCGATG GTAACGGAAACATCGACTTTCCAGAATTCTTACTTCTGATGTCCAAGAGAGAAAAGGACGAGGAAACGGACGATGATTTATTAGAGGCCTTCCGAGTGTTTGATCGGGACGGGGATGGACATATAAGCACCACAGAGCTCCGAATGGTCATGCTGAATCTAGGGGAGAAGATGAGTGAGGAGGAGGTGGAACACATGATAGAGGAGGCGGATGAAGATGGTGATGGTCAGGTCAACTATGAAG aATTCGTCAAGATGATGACAAACAGACaataa
- the LOC105317936 gene encoding retinol-binding protein 4-B, translating into MIDEKNQGNLSDIWVIRTDYSNYSVAYGCTTQQQDGTCLKARAWVFSRKPTLADDLLQEADDQLEKLCLNLTSFLVTRQTNDCTDDIKRSMAERTHLTIYIMCFTILVFLLQLTLLLP; encoded by the exons GGAATCTATCGGACATCTGGGTGATAAGGACAGATTATAGCAACTATTCAGTAGCTTACGGCTGCACGACTCAACAACAGGATGGTACGTGCCTCAAAGCCAGAGCTTGGGTGTTCAGTCGGAAGCCAACCTTAGCAGACGACTTGTTACAAGAAGCAGACGACCAGCTGGAGAAACTGTGCTTAAATCTGACGTCATTTCTCGTCACCAGACAAACAAATG attgtACCGACGACATCAAAAGATCTATGGCAGAGAGAACTCATCTGACCATTTATATCATGTGTTTTACCATACTCGTTTTTTTACTTCAGTTAACCCTTTTGTTACCATAG